From the genome of Clostridium sp. BNL1100, one region includes:
- the iorA gene encoding indolepyruvate ferredoxin oxidoreductase subunit alpha: MKKLMLGNEAVARGAYEAGCSVAAAYPGTPSTEITEYISKYDEIYSEWAPNEKVALEVAIGSSIGGARSICSMKHVGLNVAADPLFTVSYTGVNGGLVIMVADDPGMHSSQNEQDSRFYARSSKVPMLEPSDSQECKDFVKQAFSISETFDCPVIVRLSTRVSHSQSAVELSDKEDYKLKQYSKDANKYVMMPAMARKRHVEVEKRMAALREFSNESGLNKVEMASKDIGVITSGISYQYVKEAMPDASVLKIGMVHPIPEKLIADFAASVKTLYVVEELEPFFENQIKKMGIKVIGKEKLPVIGEFSAQLVAEKLLDKKFDSQEASNNAVPVRPPVMCPGCPHRGMFYVLKKLGLTVSGDIGCYTLGALPPNEAMDICVCMGASIGVAHGLEKARGAEFRKKTVAVIGDSTFIHSGITGLIDIVYNKGNSTVIILDNSITGMTGHQHNPTTGFTIKGEPTKQVDLELLCKSVGVDRVTVVDPFDIKEFEKVVKAETDADEPSVIISQRPCALLKHVKYEGSHRIIQDKCKKCRMCMKIGCPAIVEKGDHLEINPALCVGCKLCTKICGFGAIERAGE; this comes from the coding sequence ATGAAAAAGCTCATGCTCGGCAATGAAGCCGTGGCAAGAGGAGCATATGAGGCAGGCTGCTCAGTAGCGGCTGCTTATCCGGGAACTCCTAGTACGGAAATTACTGAGTACATATCAAAATATGACGAAATATATTCAGAGTGGGCACCAAATGAAAAGGTGGCACTCGAGGTAGCTATAGGTTCATCCATCGGAGGAGCAAGATCCATATGTTCCATGAAACACGTAGGACTTAATGTTGCAGCAGACCCTCTTTTTACGGTATCTTATACCGGCGTAAACGGAGGTCTTGTTATAATGGTTGCTGATGACCCTGGGATGCACAGTTCTCAGAATGAGCAGGACAGTAGGTTCTATGCAAGATCATCAAAGGTTCCTATGCTTGAACCTTCCGACTCTCAGGAATGTAAGGACTTCGTAAAACAGGCATTCTCCATAAGCGAGACATTTGACTGTCCTGTAATCGTCAGACTTTCCACGAGGGTATCCCATTCCCAAAGTGCTGTTGAACTGAGTGATAAAGAAGATTACAAGCTTAAACAATACTCGAAGGATGCAAACAAATATGTCATGATGCCTGCTATGGCAAGAAAAAGGCATGTTGAAGTTGAAAAAAGAATGGCTGCTTTGAGAGAATTCTCAAATGAAAGCGGACTAAACAAAGTTGAAATGGCAAGCAAGGACATCGGGGTTATAACCAGTGGAATTTCATATCAGTATGTAAAAGAAGCCATGCCTGATGCATCCGTATTAAAGATAGGAATGGTACACCCAATTCCTGAAAAACTTATTGCTGATTTTGCAGCAAGTGTAAAAACCCTTTATGTAGTAGAAGAATTGGAGCCATTCTTTGAAAATCAAATTAAGAAAATGGGTATAAAAGTTATCGGTAAGGAAAAGCTTCCTGTAATCGGAGAGTTCAGTGCTCAACTGGTTGCGGAAAAACTCCTTGATAAAAAGTTTGATTCTCAGGAAGCTTCCAATAACGCCGTTCCGGTAAGACCACCGGTAATGTGTCCTGGATGTCCTCATAGAGGCATGTTCTATGTTCTCAAAAAATTGGGTCTGACCGTCAGCGGAGACATCGGCTGTTATACTCTTGGTGCATTGCCTCCTAACGAAGCAATGGACATATGCGTGTGCATGGGTGCCAGCATTGGTGTGGCACACGGACTTGAAAAAGCACGTGGGGCCGAATTCAGGAAAAAAACCGTAGCTGTAATCGGAGACTCAACTTTTATACATTCAGGCATTACGGGTTTAATAGATATCGTATATAATAAAGGTAACTCCACTGTAATTATTCTTGATAATTCAATTACAGGAATGACTGGTCACCAGCACAATCCAACAACCGGATTTACAATCAAGGGTGAGCCTACAAAACAGGTAGATCTTGAACTTCTTTGCAAATCTGTGGGTGTTGACAGAGTTACGGTTGTAGATCCTTTTGATATAAAGGAATTCGAGAAGGTTGTAAAAGCTGAAACAGATGCAGATGAACCTTCGGTAATAATTTCTCAGCGCCCCTGTGCACTTTTAAAACATGTTAAATATGAAGGAAGTCACAGAATAATACAGGATAAATGTAAAAAGTGTAGAATGTGCATGAAAATAGGATGCCCGGCTATAGTAGAAAAGGGCGATCACCTTGAAATAAACCCTGCACTTTGTGTGGGTTGCAAGCTCTGCACAAAGATATGCGGATTTGGTGCTATCGAAAGGGCAGGTGAATAA
- a CDS encoding indolepyruvate oxidoreductase subunit beta, with amino-acid sequence MKKLNLLIVGVGGQGTLLASRILGTVALKLNFDVKVSEVHGMSQRGGSVVTYVRYGEKVYSPLIEKGEADLIIAFEQLEALRWVEYLHKDGKMIVNEQEIDPMPVIIGKAKYPEKILDTLNTSYRIYSLDALKIARECGTIKAVNIVLLGVMAKLAGIDKNIFMEAINEVVPAKVLDVNIKAFEEGYNYHY; translated from the coding sequence GTGAAAAAATTAAATCTACTTATAGTTGGTGTTGGCGGACAGGGAACACTCCTCGCCAGCAGAATACTGGGAACAGTTGCATTAAAACTGAATTTTGACGTTAAGGTCTCAGAGGTACATGGTATGTCCCAGAGAGGCGGCAGCGTTGTTACATATGTAAGGTATGGAGAAAAGGTATATTCTCCTCTGATAGAAAAAGGAGAGGCTGATCTCATTATTGCCTTTGAACAGCTGGAAGCGCTCAGGTGGGTGGAGTATCTCCATAAGGATGGCAAGATGATAGTAAATGAGCAGGAAATTGATCCAATGCCTGTAATTATAGGAAAGGCTAAGTATCCTGAAAAAATACTCGATACATTAAATACATCTTATAGAATTTACTCACTTGACGCACTTAAAATAGCCAGAGAATGTGGAACAATAAAAGCGGTGAATATTGTTCTGTTGGGAGTAATGGCGAAATTAGCAGGTATTGATAAAAACATATTTATGGAAGCCATAAACGAGGTTGTTCCTGCAAAGGTACTAGATGTAAATATCAAAGCCTTTGAGGAAGGTTACAATTATCATTATTAA
- a CDS encoding phenylacetate--CoA ligase: MSYWNQAYECMSREEMRKVQSERLIKTVKLVYENVPTYRKKMQEKGMLPGDIKSVDDLKNLPFTYKQDLRDTYPYGLFAVPMSEIVRVHASSGTTGKKTVVGYTKNDLDVWSEVIARTFTAAGAVKDSFLQISYGYGLFTGGLGAHYGGEKLGATVIPTSSGNTKLQLSIMQDFGTTHLACTPSYALYLAEEMEELGIKRSDLKLQAGIFGAEPWSESMRQEIQDRLKIKAFDIYGLSEVIGPGVACECEYQSGMHIPEDHFIPEIIDPETGEVLPEGSEGEIVFTTITKEGLPLIRYRTRDLSSLNYDKCECGRTEVRMNKVAGRTDDMLIIRGVNVFPSQVESVLLSIGETAPHYMLVVDRKDNLDTLEIQVEITPSLFSDEVKRLEDVEKKISKEINSTLGIGAKIKLVEPKTIQRSEGKAKRVIDKRVI, translated from the coding sequence ATGTCATATTGGAACCAGGCATACGAATGTATGTCCAGAGAAGAAATGCGTAAGGTTCAATCGGAAAGATTAATTAAAACTGTAAAGCTGGTATATGAAAATGTACCAACTTACAGAAAGAAGATGCAGGAAAAGGGTATGTTACCGGGAGATATCAAGTCTGTTGATGATTTGAAAAACTTACCCTTTACCTATAAGCAGGATTTGAGAGATACATATCCATACGGACTCTTTGCAGTACCTATGAGTGAAATTGTCAGAGTCCATGCATCTTCGGGAACAACTGGTAAGAAAACGGTTGTAGGTTATACGAAAAATGACCTTGATGTTTGGTCTGAGGTCATCGCCAGAACATTTACAGCTGCCGGAGCAGTGAAGGACTCTTTTCTGCAGATATCTTACGGTTACGGATTATTTACAGGAGGACTCGGTGCTCATTACGGCGGAGAGAAACTGGGAGCAACGGTTATACCTACTTCATCAGGAAACACAAAGCTACAGCTTTCAATTATGCAGGATTTCGGCACAACTCATCTTGCATGTACTCCTTCTTATGCTTTGTATTTGGCTGAGGAGATGGAAGAACTGGGAATCAAGAGAAGCGATTTAAAGCTGCAGGCCGGTATTTTCGGGGCGGAGCCTTGGTCGGAAAGTATGAGGCAGGAAATACAGGACAGACTAAAAATTAAAGCTTTTGATATATACGGATTAAGCGAGGTAATAGGGCCGGGAGTTGCATGTGAATGTGAATATCAGAGCGGTATGCATATACCCGAAGACCATTTTATCCCTGAAATTATTGATCCAGAGACAGGAGAAGTCCTTCCTGAAGGCTCAGAAGGAGAAATTGTCTTTACGACTATTACAAAAGAAGGACTTCCATTAATAAGGTACAGAACCAGAGATCTTTCTTCGTTGAATTATGATAAATGTGAATGTGGACGTACAGAAGTAAGAATGAACAAGGTTGCCGGTAGAACAGACGACATGCTCATAATCAGAGGTGTAAATGTTTTCCCTTCACAGGTGGAAAGTGTTCTATTATCAATTGGCGAGACGGCACCTCATTATATGCTGGTAGTTGATAGAAAAGACAATTTGGATACACTTGAAATTCAGGTTGAAATCACTCCAAGCTTATTCTCAGATGAAGTAAAAAGGCTGGAAGATGTAGAAAAGAAGATTTCTAAGGAAATTAACAGTACTTTAGGAATAGGTGCAAAAATCAAGCTGGTTGAACCCAAAACCATTCAGCGCAGCGAAGGCAAAGCAAAAAGAGTTATTGACAAAAGGGTTATTTAA